A window from Trinickia violacea encodes these proteins:
- a CDS encoding VENN motif pre-toxin domain-containing protein gives MAPFLVDQAGGLANLTDGQRAAIVGASMLLGGLTAGLARQNVAGGANAATNESLNNSTNPEDIVHGKDLIPLEGGGGGNGGDIVSEVPPVSTSGSADADSVTTPATNNAGATLGDILAPNGQLVGYVNQGAGANIRTVTPDQFSQIESQLMQDATPVATSPSYARNGGTYYQMPDGTIFGIRQSATSGTTIDVIQSNNPSLPPGFKVHQK, from the coding sequence GTGGCTCCGTTCCTGGTTGACCAAGCGGGCGGACTAGCGAACCTGACCGATGGGCAGCGAGCCGCAATCGTCGGGGCGTCAATGTTGCTCGGCGGTTTGACGGCAGGGCTCGCAAGGCAGAATGTAGCGGGCGGTGCGAACGCTGCCACGAACGAGTCGCTGAACAATTCGACGAATCCAGAAGATATCGTCCACGGCAAGGATCTGATCCCGCTTGAAGGCGGTGGTGGCGGAAACGGGGGAGACATCGTTTCAGAGGTACCCCCTGTAAGCACCAGTGGTTCCGCCGACGCTGATTCGGTTACCACGCCTGCCACAAACAACGCGGGAGCTACTTTAGGAGATATTCTTGCGCCAAATGGTCAACTGGTTGGCTATGTGAACCAAGGGGCAGGAGCGAACATTCGAACCGTCACACCGGATCAGTTTAGTCAAATTGAATCGCAGTTAATGCAAGACGCAACACCGGTGGCGACGTCACCTAGCTATGCCCGGAATGGCGGGACCTACTATCAAATGCCAGACGGAACCATCTTTGGGATCAGACAGAGTGCAACAAGTGGCACGACTATAGACGTTATTCAGAGCAATAACCCAAGTCTACCGCCTGGATTCAAGGTGCATCAAAAATGA
- a CDS encoding LutB/LldF family L-lactate oxidation iron-sulfur protein: MSTSPLHFVPTEDFKARARAALDDPKLRKSMRGAMNFLQSKRAIQFPDADELEPLRDLGEAVRQHALSRLPDLLAQLEEKLTAAGVHVHWAETADEANATIERIAKSHGARRIVKGKSMASEEIELNHYLAERGIDCIEADMGEYILQLAGEKPVHIVMPALHKTKADIGELFEERIPDAHYTEDVDELIQTGRRALRQTFVDADIGLSGVNFAAADTGTLWLVENEGNGRLATTVPDVHIAIMGIEKVVEKLEHIVPLASLLTRSATGQAITTYFNLISGPRREGELDGPREVHLVLLDNGRTQAYADEQLRTTLQCIRCGACMNHCPVYARIGGHAYGTTYPGPIGKIISPHLLGLEATADLPTASSLCGACGEVCPVRIPIPQLLIRLRTEANRNPHEAVEHPLRGQGAKFSRGEQLIWRFWSGAFGHPRVYRVFRWAATRLRALTPARQMGWTRYRMPLEPARRSLADLLRERGQGE, translated from the coding sequence ATGAGCACGAGCCCACTGCACTTCGTCCCCACCGAAGACTTCAAGGCACGCGCCCGCGCGGCACTCGACGATCCGAAGCTGCGCAAGAGCATGCGCGGCGCGATGAACTTCCTGCAAAGCAAGCGCGCGATCCAGTTTCCCGACGCCGATGAACTCGAGCCCCTGCGCGATCTCGGCGAAGCGGTGCGTCAGCACGCGCTGTCACGACTGCCTGATCTGCTTGCGCAACTCGAAGAAAAACTGACCGCCGCCGGCGTACACGTCCATTGGGCCGAGACCGCCGACGAAGCCAACGCCACCATCGAACGGATCGCGAAATCGCACGGCGCGCGACGCATCGTCAAAGGCAAGTCGATGGCGAGCGAAGAGATCGAGCTGAATCACTATCTCGCCGAGCGCGGCATCGACTGCATCGAGGCCGACATGGGCGAGTACATCCTCCAGCTCGCCGGCGAGAAGCCCGTGCACATCGTGATGCCCGCGCTTCACAAGACTAAAGCCGACATCGGCGAGCTGTTCGAAGAACGCATCCCCGATGCGCATTACACCGAGGACGTCGACGAACTCATTCAGACGGGCCGGCGTGCGCTGCGTCAGACGTTCGTCGACGCGGATATCGGGCTCTCGGGTGTCAACTTCGCGGCGGCGGACACCGGCACGCTCTGGCTCGTCGAGAACGAAGGCAACGGGCGCCTCGCGACGACAGTGCCCGACGTGCACATCGCGATCATGGGCATCGAGAAGGTTGTCGAGAAGCTCGAACATATCGTGCCGCTCGCGAGCCTGTTGACGCGATCGGCCACCGGGCAGGCGATCACGACTTACTTCAATCTGATTTCAGGGCCGCGTCGCGAAGGTGAGCTCGATGGTCCGCGCGAAGTTCATCTCGTGCTGCTCGATAACGGGCGCACGCAGGCGTATGCGGACGAACAACTACGCACGACGCTGCAATGTATTCGGTGCGGGGCGTGTATGAATCACTGTCCGGTTTATGCGCGTATCGGTGGGCATGCTTATGGCACGACCTACCCGGGGCCGATCGGCAAGATTATTTCGCCGCATTTGCTTGGGCTCGAGGCGACGGCGGATTTGCCTACCGCGTCGAGTTTGTGCGGGGCTTGTGGAGAGGTTTGCCCGGTGCGGATTCCGATACCGCAATTGCTGATTCGGTTGAGGACAGAGGCGAATCGGAATCCGCATGAAGCAGTTGAGCATCCGTTGCGCGGGCAAGGGGCGAAGTTCAGTCGCGGGGAGCAGTTGATTTGGCGGTTTTGGAGTGGGGCGTTTGGGCATCCGCGGGTGTATCGGGTGTTTCGGTGGGCGGCGACGAGGCTGCGTGCGTTGACGCCGGCGAGACAGATGGGGTGGACGCGGTATCGGATGCCGCTTGAGCCTGCGCGGCGGAGTCTTGCGGATTTGTTGCGGGAGCGGGGACAGGGGGAATAG
- a CDS encoding LutC/YkgG family protein, whose translation MSTLSARERILGRLRAAAPSAILDTCDIDARIDVHYEQQRRRAALSAQQLVQSMQTALIASHAEVWCADAASWPALIAQRMAAAGVRRLLVDDACAEGAALTRALPPSVEARPFAAPIENWKAELFETVDAGFTIARSGIASTGTLIVEPDTGTPRSVSLAPPLHIALVHAHTLYPDMHSAAKTERWREGMPTNLVLVSGPSKTSDIQQTLAYGAHGPRELWVVIVTDDHTANEAALHGTGVSQ comes from the coding sequence ATGAGCACGCTTAGCGCACGCGAACGCATACTCGGGCGGCTGCGCGCCGCCGCGCCCTCGGCCATATTGGATACGTGCGATATCGATGCGCGCATCGACGTTCATTACGAGCAGCAACGTCGACGGGCTGCGTTATCGGCACAGCAACTCGTGCAATCGATGCAAACCGCGCTCATAGCCTCGCACGCCGAAGTCTGGTGCGCCGACGCCGCCTCATGGCCGGCTCTCATAGCGCAACGAATGGCTGCGGCAGGCGTGCGGCGCTTGCTTGTCGATGACGCGTGCGCGGAAGGCGCCGCTCTGACGCGCGCGCTACCCCCATCGGTTGAAGCACGGCCCTTCGCTGCACCGATCGAGAACTGGAAAGCCGAACTCTTCGAGACTGTGGATGCCGGTTTTACCATCGCCCGTTCTGGAATCGCCTCGACAGGTACGCTGATCGTCGAACCCGACACGGGAACGCCGCGTAGCGTGTCGCTCGCGCCGCCGCTGCATATCGCGCTCGTTCATGCGCACACGCTTTATCCCGACATGCACTCGGCAGCCAAAACCGAACGCTGGCGCGAAGGGATGCCGACGAACCTCGTACTGGTCTCCGGCCCGTCGAAGACGAGCGACATCCAGCAAACGCTCGCCTACGGCGCGCATGGGCCGCGCGAACTGTGGGTCGTGATCGTCACGGACGATCACACCGCCAATGAGGCTGCTTTGCATGGGACAGGAGTAAGCCAATGA
- a CDS encoding (Fe-S)-binding protein — protein MIERQYPTVRPAHAYLFGTCLVDLFVPQAGLDAVRLLEREGLTVHFPRAQSCCGQPAYSSGNPEQAREVARAQLDLFREPWPVVVPSGSCAGMMRHHWPTLFEHDSAAQEKARALAERVYELGEFLLHVLKVQYADECAEGLAQERVVLHTSCAARREMGTRAHGVELVDALPGVMRIEHERESECCGFGGTFALKHPDISGAMVQDKLASACATGCDRLVSADCGCLLNIGHAAAKQGAPLPVEHLASFLWRRTGGKVDDAGESA, from the coding sequence ATGATCGAACGGCAATACCCCACCGTGCGCCCCGCGCACGCCTATCTATTCGGCACCTGTCTGGTGGATCTGTTCGTACCGCAGGCCGGGCTCGACGCGGTGCGCCTCCTCGAACGCGAGGGCCTGACCGTTCACTTCCCGCGTGCGCAAAGCTGCTGCGGCCAGCCGGCGTATAGCAGTGGCAATCCCGAGCAAGCGCGCGAGGTAGCGCGCGCGCAACTCGATCTGTTCCGCGAGCCCTGGCCGGTCGTCGTGCCTTCGGGGTCTTGTGCGGGAATGATGCGGCACCATTGGCCGACGCTCTTCGAGCACGATTCGGCCGCCCAAGAGAAAGCGCGTGCTCTGGCCGAGCGCGTTTACGAACTCGGTGAATTCCTGCTGCACGTGCTCAAGGTTCAGTACGCCGACGAATGCGCGGAAGGACTCGCGCAGGAGCGGGTCGTGCTGCACACGTCTTGCGCAGCACGCCGCGAAATGGGAACGCGCGCGCACGGCGTTGAGCTCGTCGATGCGCTGCCCGGCGTCATGCGCATCGAGCATGAACGCGAATCGGAATGCTGCGGTTTCGGTGGCACATTTGCATTGAAGCACCCCGATATTTCCGGTGCGATGGTGCAGGACAAGCTCGCGTCGGCGTGCGCGACAGGCTGCGACCGGTTGGTTTCAGCCGACTGCGGATGTCTGTTGAACATCGGTCATGCCGCCGCGAAGCAAGGCGCGCCGCTGCCGGTCGAACACCTCGCGTCGTTTCTGTGGCGGCGCACCGGCGGCAAGGTCGACGACGCAGGGGAGTCGGCATGA
- a CDS encoding FadR/GntR family transcriptional regulator → MTTTRKISARDAARGRVEGIMRQMETALIDGTWRAGSRLPAERALAEQYDVSRNTIREAIQRLAARGLVQSRRGSGVFVTDQLRTGIASPWGQLVADHPALREDILEFRRVLEGATAYFAAQRASAEDRKRIRALLVELERSHAADDKPAEARADAQLHEAIAQASHNAMFLHLHTSVIGMLREHITTSGTGLREQDANASDQLLMQHRKLCEAICARQPEEARTAMQSHIDFVRARMEP, encoded by the coding sequence ATGACGACAACAAGGAAGATATCGGCAAGAGACGCCGCGCGCGGACGCGTCGAAGGCATCATGCGCCAAATGGAGACTGCGCTGATCGACGGCACTTGGCGCGCCGGCTCGCGCCTGCCTGCCGAGCGCGCGCTGGCGGAACAGTACGACGTATCGCGCAACACGATACGCGAGGCCATCCAGCGGCTCGCGGCGCGCGGCTTGGTGCAAAGCCGGCGCGGCTCAGGCGTATTCGTCACCGATCAACTGCGTACAGGCATTGCGTCGCCGTGGGGGCAACTGGTCGCCGATCACCCGGCGCTGCGCGAAGACATTCTGGAGTTCCGTCGCGTGCTCGAAGGAGCGACCGCGTACTTCGCCGCACAGCGCGCCAGCGCGGAAGACCGCAAGCGGATTCGCGCGCTGCTAGTCGAGCTGGAGCGCTCGCACGCCGCCGACGACAAGCCCGCCGAAGCACGAGCGGACGCCCAACTGCACGAGGCGATTGCGCAGGCGTCGCACAACGCGATGTTCCTGCACTTGCATACGAGCGTGATCGGCATGCTGCGCGAACACATCACGACGAGCGGAACGGGGTTAAGGGAACAGGACGCCAACGCGTCCGATCAGTTGCTGATGCAGCACCGCAAATTGTGCGAGGCGATTTGCGCGCGACAGCCGGAGGAGGCGCGCACGGCGATGCAGTCGCATATCGACTTCGTGCGCGCGAGGATGGAGCCGTAA
- a CDS encoding peptide MFS transporter, with product MNQPISQTRSFTTVFLIEMWERFGYYGMAALLVLFMIDKLGFTDSHANLTWGAFTALVYASPSIGGWIGDKVLGARRTMVFGALVLCGGYLMLSIPNDSLAFMYASLGVIVVGNGLFKANAANLVRRIYEGDDARIDSAFTIYYMAVNIGSTVSMLATPWIKDHWGWHEAFAVCCAGMLLGVINFLLMHRSLSRIGSLPDDQPIRWGRVGAIAVGGVALGLATMFVLQHKAVAVACVYAAGVAILAIFAYMLAKCASSERAGLIAALVLTLQSILFFIFYQQMSTSLTLFALRNVDPGFSVFGVHLFSWSAAQFQALNPIWIMLLSPFLAILYTRLATSGNDVPVAGKFAMGFVVVAAGFFVYAISGRYAVDGRVSSWFMVWGYGLYSLGELLVSGLGLAMIARYVPTRMSGFMMGAYFVATGVSQYLGSVVANFAEMPSNELSPLQSLPMYTKLFFGLGWLAAGGALLAFLLLPFMGKLSRRHHQGAEQQRDDRRAEALAAKQA from the coding sequence ATGAACCAACCGATATCGCAGACCCGCTCGTTTACCACGGTCTTCCTGATCGAAATGTGGGAACGCTTCGGGTACTACGGGATGGCAGCCCTGCTTGTCCTGTTCATGATCGACAAGCTCGGCTTCACCGACAGCCACGCGAACCTCACATGGGGCGCCTTTACCGCGCTCGTCTACGCGTCGCCGTCGATCGGCGGCTGGATCGGCGACAAGGTGCTCGGCGCGCGCCGCACGATGGTGTTCGGCGCACTCGTGCTGTGCGGCGGCTACCTGATGCTCTCGATCCCCAACGACAGCCTCGCATTCATGTATGCGTCGCTGGGCGTGATCGTCGTCGGCAACGGTCTCTTCAAGGCGAACGCGGCGAACCTCGTGCGCCGCATCTACGAAGGCGACGACGCGCGCATCGACAGCGCGTTCACGATCTACTACATGGCGGTCAACATCGGCTCGACGGTCTCGATGCTCGCGACGCCGTGGATCAAGGACCACTGGGGCTGGCACGAAGCCTTCGCGGTATGCTGCGCCGGCATGCTGCTCGGCGTGATCAATTTCCTGCTGATGCACCGCTCGCTGTCGCGCATCGGCTCGCTGCCCGACGACCAGCCGATCCGCTGGGGCCGTGTCGGCGCGATCGCCGTGGGCGGCGTGGCGCTCGGTCTTGCAACGATGTTCGTGCTGCAGCACAAGGCCGTGGCCGTCGCGTGCGTGTATGCGGCGGGCGTCGCGATTCTCGCGATCTTCGCCTACATGCTTGCCAAATGCGCAAGCTCCGAGCGCGCGGGCCTGATCGCGGCGCTCGTGCTGACGCTGCAATCGATCCTGTTCTTCATCTTCTATCAGCAGATGTCGACGTCGCTCACGCTGTTCGCGCTGCGCAACGTCGATCCGGGCTTCTCGGTGTTCGGCGTGCATCTGTTCTCGTGGAGCGCCGCGCAGTTCCAAGCGCTCAATCCGATCTGGATCATGCTGCTGAGCCCGTTCCTCGCGATCCTCTATACGCGTCTCGCCACGAGCGGCAACGACGTGCCGGTGGCCGGCAAGTTTGCGATGGGCTTCGTGGTGGTAGCCGCGGGCTTCTTCGTCTATGCGATCAGCGGACGCTATGCCGTCGACGGACGCGTGTCGTCGTGGTTCATGGTGTGGGGCTACGGCCTCTACTCGCTCGGCGAATTGCTCGTGAGCGGCCTCGGTCTCGCGATGATCGCCCGCTACGTGCCGACGCGCATGAGCGGCTTCATGATGGGCGCGTATTTCGTCGCGACGGGCGTGTCGCAATACCTCGGCAGCGTGGTCGCGAACTTTGCGGAGATGCCGTCGAACGAGCTGAGCCCGCTGCAGTCGCTGCCGATGTATACGAAGCTCTTCTTTGGTCTCGGCTGGCTCGCCGCGGGGGGCGCACTGCTGGCGTTCCTGCTGCTGCCGTTCATGGGCAAGCTCTCGCGTCGGCATCATCAAGGCGCTGAGCAGCAGCGCGATGATAGGCGCGCGGAAGCGCTTGCGGCTAAGCAGGCGTAA
- a CDS encoding helix-turn-helix domain-containing protein, with protein MVSTLENVHSSSELGSKIRALRQRLKRTLDETATAAGISKPFLSQVERGLASPSLTSLKGIAGALGVTMQYFVETPSEERSVCRADQLKFFSFANSANLFARLTNSTGGRQLESILVRLPPGQRRSEVTTHAGEEFLYVIAGQMVLTLEGKTFELHAGDSAHYESTVPHAWMNNGNIETMVVWVGTPRLF; from the coding sequence ATGGTCTCTACACTCGAAAACGTCCACTCCTCCTCGGAGTTGGGCAGCAAGATCCGCGCGCTCAGACAGCGCCTCAAGCGCACGCTCGACGAAACTGCAACCGCAGCCGGTATTTCGAAGCCGTTCTTGTCGCAAGTCGAGCGCGGGCTCGCTTCGCCGTCGCTGACGTCGCTGAAGGGCATCGCTGGCGCGCTCGGCGTGACGATGCAGTATTTCGTCGAGACGCCGAGCGAGGAGCGCTCGGTATGCCGCGCCGATCAATTGAAGTTTTTCAGCTTTGCGAATTCGGCGAATCTTTTCGCGCGGTTGACGAATTCGACCGGCGGCCGCCAGTTGGAAAGCATCCTCGTGCGCCTGCCGCCGGGACAGCGGCGTTCCGAGGTCACCACGCATGCGGGCGAAGAGTTTCTGTATGTGATCGCAGGTCAGATGGTGCTGACGCTCGAAGGCAAGACGTTCGAGCTGCACGCCGGAGACAGCGCGCACTACGAATCGACGGTCCCGCATGCCTGGATGAACAACGGGAACATCGAAACGATGGTTGTCTGGGTGGGT